Proteins encoded together in one Gemmatimonadaceae bacterium window:
- a CDS encoding ABC transporter permease has product MRLLRQLMLRLRAVFLFGRLQREMDEEMRAHVEEATERYIARGMSRADARIAARREFGNMTVIASDARETRGARWSESLAADTRLALRGLRRTPLFAAVAVLSIGIGVGATTAIVTIANALLLQSPPGIGHADRVVTIGGTRNGKGFDTFSYATYRDYARASSLTAMAAMDVEPRALSLTDHDDGQAVQGGVVSGNFFQTLDARPRLGRLFGASDDTEGNSAPLIVLSDRYWQKRFGGDSGVVGRTVDLNGAPFTIVGVAAPRFQGPFVIAPDLWIPLRAWAQLANSVTLFSSRQSVWLVGVGRLAPGRAASEAQAELASIAARLRRTYKDEADLDGVRVVPLSLIPGDGHAVVGAFMAAMFVVAGLVLVVASANVAGMLLARAAGRQREIAVRLALGASRARLVRQLATESLVLGVGAGLSGLVLAHWLVAAVMSLVPKLPVPIIVHPTIDAPVLAFALGITLLVGLVVGALPALESTKPNLVPALKSDAGTTRRHRLRSALLVSQIAVSMLLLVVAGLFGRSLLRARSVDPGFSTGGIDIVSLDFRLAGYDSTRGLDQAQQLLEHARRVPGVAHAALSVMLPLSGSAMGFGPILADGHPAPKGQEWSADWNVITADYFAAIGIPLVHGRAFTEADDHGGRDVAIMNETFAKRLFGTTDAVGRTIRNGNRLIAVIGVARDAKYRSLDETPLNYLYVPLAQWYVPHANLLVRTAGTASAAGALRRIVAELDPHLPILDQQTMSEATALSLFPQRLALWVTGSLGVVALVLALLGIYGVIAYSVAQRTREIGVRVALGAAQGTILRMVLRQGLMLAGAGVVLGLAIAAAATRLLASFLFGVPPTDAVTFAGAAFLLTAAALAASWVPAHRAAACDPMIALRTE; this is encoded by the coding sequence ATGCGACTCCTGCGACAGCTGATGCTCCGACTTCGGGCCGTGTTCCTGTTCGGTCGGCTCCAGCGCGAGATGGACGAGGAGATGCGCGCGCACGTGGAGGAGGCCACGGAACGCTACATCGCACGCGGCATGTCGCGCGCCGATGCCAGGATTGCGGCGCGGCGTGAATTCGGCAACATGACGGTGATCGCATCCGACGCGCGCGAGACGCGCGGCGCCCGCTGGTCGGAGTCCCTCGCGGCCGACACGCGACTGGCGCTGCGCGGTCTCCGGCGCACGCCGCTCTTCGCCGCAGTGGCGGTGCTCTCGATCGGCATCGGTGTTGGCGCGACGACGGCGATCGTCACGATCGCAAACGCGCTGCTGCTGCAATCGCCGCCCGGCATCGGCCACGCCGATCGTGTCGTCACCATTGGAGGCACGCGCAACGGCAAGGGCTTCGACACCTTCTCGTATGCGACTTATAGGGACTATGCTCGCGCATCGAGCCTCACCGCGATGGCGGCAATGGACGTCGAGCCCCGGGCGTTGAGTCTCACGGATCACGACGACGGCCAGGCTGTCCAGGGCGGCGTCGTCTCCGGCAATTTTTTTCAGACGCTCGACGCGCGCCCGCGACTCGGTCGCCTCTTCGGCGCTAGCGATGACACAGAGGGCAATTCGGCACCGCTCATCGTTCTGAGCGATCGCTACTGGCAGAAGCGGTTCGGCGGCGACTCGGGCGTCGTGGGCCGCACCGTCGATTTGAACGGCGCGCCGTTCACGATCGTCGGTGTGGCGGCGCCCAGGTTCCAGGGGCCGTTCGTGATCGCGCCGGATCTCTGGATTCCTCTTCGGGCTTGGGCGCAGCTGGCCAATAGCGTCACGTTGTTCAGTTCGCGGCAATCGGTCTGGCTCGTCGGCGTGGGGCGGCTCGCACCTGGGCGCGCGGCAAGCGAGGCCCAGGCGGAGCTCGCGTCGATCGCGGCGCGGCTGCGCCGGACGTACAAGGACGAGGCGGATCTCGACGGCGTACGCGTCGTGCCCCTCTCGCTCATCCCCGGCGACGGACACGCGGTCGTCGGCGCGTTCATGGCGGCGATGTTTGTCGTCGCCGGCTTGGTGCTCGTCGTGGCCAGCGCCAACGTCGCCGGCATGCTGCTCGCGCGCGCGGCCGGCCGGCAGCGCGAGATCGCGGTTCGTCTCGCGCTTGGCGCGTCGCGCGCGCGGCTCGTGCGCCAGCTCGCCACGGAAAGCCTGGTCCTCGGCGTGGGCGCGGGCTTGAGCGGATTGGTATTAGCGCATTGGCTCGTCGCGGCGGTGATGTCGCTCGTTCCCAAGCTCCCCGTGCCGATCATCGTGCATCCCACGATCGACGCGCCGGTGCTCGCGTTCGCGCTGGGAATCACGCTCCTCGTGGGCCTCGTGGTCGGCGCGCTCCCGGCGCTCGAGAGCACCAAGCCGAACCTCGTGCCGGCGCTCAAGAGCGACGCCGGCACCACGCGTCGCCACCGGCTGCGCAGTGCGCTCCTCGTCTCGCAGATCGCGGTCTCGATGCTCCTCCTCGTCGTCGCCGGCCTGTTCGGGCGGTCGCTCCTTCGCGCGCGCTCCGTGGACCCCGGCTTCAGCACGGGCGGGATCGACATCGTCTCGCTCGACTTCCGCCTCGCGGGCTACGATTCCACCCGAGGGCTCGATCAGGCGCAGCAGCTGCTCGAGCACGCGCGCCGTGTGCCGGGCGTCGCGCACGCGGCGCTCTCCGTGATGTTACCTCTCAGTGGCAGCGCGATGGGCTTCGGTCCCATCCTCGCCGATGGCCACCCCGCCCCCAAGGGGCAGGAGTGGAGCGCCGACTGGAACGTGATCACCGCCGACTACTTCGCCGCGATCGGCATCCCGCTCGTCCATGGCCGCGCGTTCACGGAAGCCGACGACCATGGCGGGCGAGATGTCGCAATAATGAATGAGACTTTTGCCAAACGCCTGTTCGGAACGACGGACGCGGTGGGGCGGACGATTCGCAACGGCAACCGTCTGATCGCCGTGATCGGCGTCGCGCGCGACGCCAAGTACCGCTCGCTGGACGAGACACCGCTCAACTACCTCTACGTGCCGCTGGCGCAGTGGTACGTGCCGCACGCCAACCTCCTCGTCCGCACCGCCGGAACGGCCAGCGCCGCCGGGGCGCTCCGGCGCATCGTAGCGGAGCTCGACCCGCACTTGCCGATCCTCGACCAACAAACGATGAGCGAGGCGACGGCGCTGTCGCTCTTTCCGCAACGACTCGCGTTGTGGGTCACCGGATCGCTCGGAGTGGTCGCGCTCGTCCTCGCGCTGCTCGGCATTTACGGCGTGATCGCGTACAGCGTCGCGCAGCGCACGCGCGAGATCGGCGTGCGCGTGGCACTCGGGGCCGCGCAGGGCACGATTCTCCGGATGGTGCTGCGCCAGGGTTTGATGCTTGCCGGCGCGGGTGTCGTGCTCGGCTTGGCCATCGCGGCGGCAGCGACACGACTTCTCGCCAGCTTCCTCTTCGGCGTGCCGCCCACCGACGCCGTGACATTCGCCGGCGCGGCGTTCCTGCTCACCGCGGCTGCGCTCGCCGCGAGCTGGGTTCCGGCTCACCGCGCGGCGGCATGCGACCCGATGATTGCGCTTCGAACGGAGTAG
- a CDS encoding PadR family transcriptional regulator has translation MHKPTPLLQGTLDLIVLQLLRSEPTNGYDLAQRIQTVSRDVLQVNAGSLYPALYRLEERALVRAVWKETDTGRRAKVYSLTAAGRQQLESQRAEWERFAGALSHILKRA, from the coding sequence ATGCACAAACCGACTCCGCTTCTCCAGGGTACCCTCGACCTGATCGTCCTCCAGCTGCTCCGGTCCGAGCCGACCAACGGCTACGACCTGGCGCAGCGCATTCAGACCGTATCCCGCGACGTGCTGCAGGTTAACGCCGGCTCGCTCTACCCTGCGCTCTACCGTCTGGAGGAGCGCGCCCTCGTGCGGGCGGTGTGGAAGGAAACCGATACCGGTCGGCGCGCCAAGGTGTACTCGCTCACCGCCGCGGGCCGTCAGCAACTCGAGTCGCAACGCGCCGAATGGGAGCGATTCGCCGGCGCCCTTTCTCACATTCTCAAGCGGGCCTGA
- a CDS encoding DUF2911 domain-containing protein: MRRFILAFLALAGCGRSQAPERFGFITRLGNDTISVENVVRRGNTLTIDGVDRFPRVRQRHANITLASDGGIRHLEMDITTPSELANTRERHVIADVTRDSVIMTKRDSADFTRWAFAHGGEPVVAHVPQMYSLYELYFAAALARPPAATTPAADTVPLRQLYIDREFDRFPLGHATVRRLPGNKAEVWHDWLSGVGEATLDSSHRLLTYSGARTTYKVDVTRLSEPANVQAIGAQFAALEAKNGLKQLSVRDTARARIGAATFAVDYGRPLARGRKLLGGVVPFDYVWRTGANAATQFTTSTPITLAGIAVPPGTYTLWTVPRTTGDADLIVNKQSGQWGTEYDGARDLGMARMHTETPSAPVERFTISIVGADDKRGTLAIEWGPFRWTAPIVVAAGHKPA; the protein is encoded by the coding sequence ATGAGACGATTCATCCTTGCTTTTCTCGCACTCGCGGGCTGCGGCCGAAGCCAGGCCCCCGAACGCTTCGGATTCATCACGCGACTCGGCAACGATACTATCTCTGTCGAGAATGTGGTGCGGCGGGGAAACACGCTGACCATCGACGGCGTCGACCGATTCCCGCGCGTGCGGCAGCGGCATGCGAACATCACGCTCGCATCCGACGGCGGCATCCGCCACCTGGAGATGGACATCACGACGCCGAGCGAGCTCGCAAATACGCGCGAGCGGCACGTCATCGCTGACGTGACTCGCGATTCCGTGATCATGACGAAGCGCGACAGCGCAGACTTCACGCGCTGGGCGTTCGCGCACGGCGGTGAGCCCGTCGTGGCGCATGTGCCGCAGATGTACAGCCTGTACGAGCTCTATTTCGCGGCGGCACTCGCACGACCGCCGGCAGCGACCACACCCGCTGCCGACACCGTGCCGCTCCGGCAACTCTACATCGACCGCGAGTTCGACCGCTTCCCGCTGGGACACGCAACCGTACGCCGCTTGCCAGGCAACAAGGCGGAGGTATGGCACGATTGGCTCTCCGGCGTCGGCGAGGCGACGCTCGACTCGAGCCATCGCCTGCTCACCTACTCCGGCGCGCGAACGACGTACAAAGTGGACGTCACGCGCCTCAGCGAACCGGCGAACGTGCAGGCGATCGGTGCGCAATTCGCGGCGCTCGAGGCGAAAAACGGCCTGAAGCAATTGAGCGTTCGAGACACGGCGCGCGCGCGAATCGGCGCCGCCACTTTCGCCGTCGACTACGGGCGTCCGCTCGCGCGCGGGCGGAAACTGCTCGGCGGCGTCGTGCCGTTCGACTATGTGTGGCGCACGGGAGCGAACGCCGCGACACAGTTCACGACGTCAACACCGATCACGCTCGCCGGGATCGCGGTACCGCCGGGCACCTATACGTTGTGGACCGTTCCACGCACCACCGGCGATGCGGACCTGATCGTCAATAAGCAGAGCGGCCAGTGGGGTACCGAGTACGACGGCGCGCGCGACCTCGGCATGGCGCGCATGCACACGGAGACACCGAGCGCACCGGTCGAGCGCTTCACGATCTCCATCGTTGGTGCCGACGACAAGCGCGGGACGCTCGCGATCGAGTGGGGACCGTTTCGCTGGACGGCACCGATCGTGGTAGCAGCCGGCCACAAGCCCGCGTGA
- a CDS encoding FAD-dependent oxidoreductase: MTVSRRTALKWIAFACGAQTLGGCTALRGASESRRATRRRLAPVRVSQDRVIRQVVGLRPYRRTGFLVRADSVDEKLLIHNYGHGGGGVSLSWGTADMAAELALAATLRQAAVIGCGAVGLATARLLQDRGFSVTIYARDLPPNTTSNIAGAQWSPVTVVDSELVTPLFETQFVRASRFAYRYYQNLVGAKYGIGWRENYSISSPSATSSGAAGAWEAAFLRELLPRTVLTPHESPFPGYHTSRFLTMHIEPSTYLAAVLQDFRIAGGHVILREFADARSIVALSEPVIVNCTGLAAGKLFNDPDILPIKGQLTVLAPQPEVDYITIGPGDLYMMPRQDGIILGGTHERGEWSLEPNPNESARILRGQQELFAALR, from the coding sequence GTGACGGTATCACGGCGCACCGCGCTCAAGTGGATCGCATTCGCCTGCGGGGCGCAGACGTTAGGCGGCTGTACGGCGTTGCGCGGCGCGAGCGAGTCGCGCCGCGCCACACGGCGACGCTTGGCGCCGGTTCGTGTATCGCAGGATCGAGTGATCCGGCAAGTCGTCGGGCTGCGGCCTTACCGGCGGACGGGGTTTCTCGTCCGAGCGGATTCAGTCGACGAGAAGCTGCTCATTCACAATTATGGCCACGGCGGCGGCGGCGTGTCGCTGTCGTGGGGTACGGCGGACATGGCCGCCGAGCTCGCGCTTGCAGCCACGCTGCGCCAGGCAGCGGTCATCGGATGCGGCGCAGTGGGCCTCGCGACCGCTCGCTTGCTCCAGGATCGCGGCTTCAGCGTAACGATCTATGCGCGCGACTTGCCGCCGAACACCACGTCGAACATCGCGGGAGCGCAGTGGTCGCCGGTCACCGTCGTCGACTCCGAGCTCGTAACGCCGTTGTTCGAGACGCAATTCGTGCGCGCCTCGCGATTCGCATATCGGTATTACCAGAATCTCGTGGGCGCGAAGTACGGCATCGGCTGGCGCGAGAACTATTCGATCTCGTCGCCGTCGGCGACGTCCAGCGGCGCCGCGGGCGCATGGGAAGCCGCATTCCTGCGAGAGCTGCTTCCACGTACCGTGCTCACACCGCACGAGAGCCCCTTCCCCGGATATCACACGTCGCGATTTCTCACGATGCATATCGAGCCGTCGACCTACCTCGCGGCCGTGCTGCAGGATTTTCGGATCGCCGGCGGCCATGTCATACTTCGGGAATTCGCCGACGCACGATCGATCGTCGCATTGAGCGAGCCGGTGATCGTCAATTGCACCGGTCTCGCCGCGGGCAAGTTGTTCAACGATCCCGACATCTTGCCGATCAAGGGGCAGCTCACGGTGCTCGCACCGCAGCCGGAGGTGGACTACATCACCATCGGCCCGGGCGATCTCTATATGATGCCGCGTCAGGATGGGATCATCCTTGGCGGCACGCACGAGCGCGGCGAATGGAGCCTCGAGCCGAATCCTAACGAGTCGGCACGCATACTCCGCGGACAGCAGGAGCTCTTCGCCGCGCTGCGCTAG
- a CDS encoding outer membrane beta-barrel protein — translation MRTSLALQLALSSILLIQAESLRAQMSDQHLVRVGFAGGVVVPTANARNAFKTGVQGQGFLLVNLGGFPLRLNLGYQHFDLAQALQASQTGSSNILGGVAGTQIDLVPGPVRPYLLAGLGGFNVMNSLTAPSGQSTSTSQFNFGLDGGAGLAINIGRLSAFVEGRVQNVYTQHGATNLKSIQSVPVSFGILF, via the coding sequence ATGAGGACGTCTCTCGCTCTTCAGCTCGCGCTCTCGTCGATCCTGTTGATCCAGGCCGAGAGCCTTCGGGCCCAGATGTCCGACCAGCACCTCGTTCGAGTCGGCTTCGCCGGGGGCGTCGTCGTCCCCACCGCCAACGCGCGCAATGCGTTCAAGACTGGCGTGCAGGGACAGGGCTTTCTGTTGGTGAACCTGGGCGGATTCCCGCTCCGGCTGAATCTGGGCTATCAACATTTCGATCTGGCCCAGGCGCTTCAGGCGTCGCAAACCGGTTCGAGCAACATCCTTGGCGGCGTTGCCGGCACGCAAATCGACCTTGTGCCCGGGCCGGTGCGCCCCTATCTGCTTGCCGGACTTGGCGGTTTCAACGTCATGAACTCGTTGACGGCGCCAAGCGGCCAGTCCACCTCGACGTCGCAATTCAACTTTGGCTTGGACGGTGGAGCGGGTTTGGCGATCAACATCGGGCGCCTCTCCGCGTTCGTCGAGGGACGCGTGCAGAACGTCTACACGCAGCACGGAGCGACGAATCTCAAGTCGATTCAGTCGGTACCGGTGAGCTTCGGGATTCTGTTTTGA
- a CDS encoding Rad52/Rad22 family DNA repair protein, with protein sequence MEKMDIWSKLSAPLPAGVISWRQDGKPVLRDGKFVARFVAYIDANTVRERLDGVVPGEWDLTLELLPTLAGQDENGEQTCSFKARLQILGVIREDVGTGRDYKSAATDAFKRAAVRFGIAHELYGFEQNWVQVDGDGRYAKPLDDPAAAYARRVARLEARERRRAEQTEETSTESVHVETTFPGPATGPLALDEPSCPKCGGRMWDNRLSKRNPKAPDYKCRNRSCDGVIWPAKAAQRADAGASESEFQLASESEPTKTETDTVPF encoded by the coding sequence ATGGAAAAGATGGACATCTGGTCGAAGCTTTCCGCGCCCCTGCCCGCGGGCGTGATCTCCTGGCGGCAGGACGGCAAACCGGTCCTGCGCGATGGGAAATTCGTCGCGCGGTTTGTCGCGTACATCGACGCGAACACGGTTCGCGAGCGGCTGGACGGCGTCGTTCCCGGAGAGTGGGACCTCACGCTCGAGCTGTTACCGACTCTTGCCGGACAGGATGAGAACGGAGAGCAGACCTGCTCCTTCAAGGCGCGTCTGCAGATTCTCGGCGTCATTCGTGAGGACGTGGGAACGGGACGCGATTACAAGTCCGCGGCGACGGATGCGTTCAAGCGCGCCGCGGTACGCTTTGGCATCGCGCACGAGCTCTACGGCTTCGAGCAGAACTGGGTGCAGGTCGACGGCGACGGTCGTTATGCAAAGCCGCTCGATGACCCTGCGGCGGCTTACGCGCGACGCGTGGCGCGCCTCGAGGCACGCGAGCGCCGGCGCGCCGAGCAGACCGAAGAGACGTCGACCGAGTCTGTCCACGTAGAGACAACGTTTCCCGGCCCGGCGACGGGGCCGCTCGCGCTGGACGAACCGAGCTGTCCGAAGTGCGGTGGTCGCATGTGGGACAACCGTCTTTCGAAGCGCAATCCGAAGGCGCCGGATTACAAGTGTCGCAATCGTTCCTGCGACGGCGTGATCTGGCCCGCCAAGGCAGCTCAACGCGCGGATGCCGGAGCGAGCGAGAGCGAGTTCCAGCTCGCGTCGGAGAGTGAGCCGACGAAAACCGAGACGGACACGGTTCCGTTCTGA
- a CDS encoding helix-turn-helix transcriptional regulator: MSTRRKRSQADALGFPDLTPLGKHIEVLRIGRGLSKQRLARFASTSRQQIWRVMTGKAELTDSLRQRLAHALQVATSELSPNASSLPNVRGATTRNAPSIGISLETYLAAPALAERTLRTLPNGEAGRELKRAILTALEDLAIQHHIALPAEFFDLRRRVLTDEL; the protein is encoded by the coding sequence ATGTCAACCCGCCGAAAACGATCACAGGCAGACGCCCTCGGCTTCCCCGATCTGACGCCACTCGGAAAGCACATCGAAGTGCTTCGCATCGGACGAGGCCTTTCGAAACAGCGCCTCGCTCGCTTTGCCAGCACCTCACGCCAGCAGATCTGGCGAGTGATGACGGGCAAGGCGGAGCTCACCGATTCGCTGCGGCAGCGGTTGGCCCACGCGCTTCAGGTGGCGACCTCCGAGTTATCTCCGAACGCCAGCTCCCTCCCGAACGTTCGCGGCGCAACGACGCGAAACGCGCCGAGCATCGGTATCTCGCTCGAGACATATCTGGCGGCGCCAGCGCTCGCCGAGCGAACTCTGCGCACACTGCCTAACGGCGAAGCGGGACGCGAGCTCAAGCGGGCAATCCTCACCGCGCTCGAAGACCTCGCGATACAACATCACATCGCGCTGCCGGCGGAGTTTTTCGATCTCCGTCGTCGCGTCCTTACCGACGAGCTGTAA